A genomic stretch from Lathyrus oleraceus cultivar Zhongwan6 chromosome 2, CAAS_Psat_ZW6_1.0, whole genome shotgun sequence includes:
- the LOC127122789 gene encoding eukaryotic translation initiation factor 4 gamma-like, which produces MIPLQDAGIRLKARLAREAKEKAKKEVEEKALLEKEQRIREAEEKAAVETASAATATVEAEAKAKAEAEEASHIAVEEASKARDDALTQVEKSNYGFAPLVLKTLEELQKEQQVVRARLDQQDSVNMNIQNMLTQLPQRMPPPPHP; this is translated from the exons atgatccctctgca agatgctggTATAAGGCTCAAAGCTCGCTTGGCCAGAGAGGCTAAGGAAAAGGCCAAGAAGGAGGTAGAAGAGAAAGCTCTCCTGGAAAAAGAACAGAGgatcagagaagctgaagaaaaggcTGCTGTTGAAACTGCTTCTGCTGCTACGGCTACTGTGGAGGCTGAGGCAAAAGCTAAAGCCGAAGCTGAAGAAGCATCACATATTGCTGTAGAGGAAGCTTCCAAGGCCAGGGATGATGCTTTGACTCAGGTGGAGAAATCTAACTATGGGTTTGCCCCTCTGGTCTTAAAGACCCTGGAGGAATTGCAAAAGGAACAACAAGTGGTTCGAGCTAGGCTGGATCAACAGGATTCTGTCAACATgaacattcagaacatgttgaCTCAACTGCCCCAACGGATGCCTCCGCCCCCAcacccttag